Proteins from a single region of Thermococcus alcaliphilus:
- a CDS encoding radical SAM protein, with the protein MIAFGPVPSRRLGKSLGINNIPDKVCSYACVYCQIGRTLRMEIERRSFYPPGLVFEEVKRKVEEAKEKGEHIDYLTFVPDGEPTLDANLGKEIEMLKSLNIPLAILTNSSLIWREDVREDLLKLDFVSLKLDAVTEDLWRKVDRPHKSLKLDKILEGMLEFRKEFKGKLVTETMLIDGINYGDEFKKIAKFLRKLNPDIAYIAVPTRPPWEKWVKPAREEVINLAFQTFAEAIGEEKVEYLIGYEGNAFAFTGNVEEDILSIAAVHPMREDALKELLKKANAEWDVVEKLIAEGKLIELEYGGKRFYMRKLKSRELL; encoded by the coding sequence ATGATTGCCTTTGGCCCCGTGCCCTCAAGACGGTTGGGCAAAAGCCTGGGAATAAACAATATCCCAGATAAAGTCTGCTCTTATGCATGCGTTTACTGCCAGATTGGGAGAACCTTGAGAATGGAAATTGAGAGAAGGTCTTTCTATCCACCTGGGCTTGTCTTTGAAGAGGTTAAAAGAAAGGTGGAGGAAGCTAAAGAAAAGGGAGAGCACATAGATTACCTTACGTTTGTACCCGATGGCGAACCTACTCTCGATGCAAACTTGGGAAAGGAAATAGAGATGCTGAAGTCTCTCAATATTCCGCTGGCAATTCTGACGAACTCCTCTCTCATCTGGAGGGAGGATGTTAGAGAAGATCTCCTAAAGCTCGATTTTGTTTCCCTAAAGCTCGATGCGGTGACTGAGGATTTGTGGAGAAAAGTAGATCGCCCACATAAGAGCTTGAAACTCGATAAAATTCTTGAGGGGATGCTAGAGTTCAGAAAAGAGTTCAAGGGCAAGCTCGTGACTGAGACAATGCTTATAGATGGGATAAATTATGGGGACGAGTTTAAGAAAATTGCCAAGTTTTTAAGGAAGTTAAATCCGGATATAGCCTACATAGCAGTTCCTACAAGGCCGCCGTGGGAAAAATGGGTGAAGCCAGCTAGGGAAGAAGTTATTAACCTGGCTTTCCAGACATTTGCAGAGGCAATTGGGGAAGAAAAGGTTGAGTATCTTATAGGGTACGAGGGGAATGCCTTTGCCTTCACCGGAAATGTGGAAGAGGATATACTCAGCATTGCTGCAGTTCATCCAATGCGCGAAGATGCCCTAAAAGAGCTCTTGAAAAAAGCCAACGCTGAATGGGATGTTGTGGAGAAGCTCATTGCAGAAGGAAAGCTCATAGAACTGGAATACGGAGGAAAGAGATTCTATATGAGAAAATTAAAGAGCAGGGAGCTACTTTAA
- a CDS encoding DEAD/DEAH box helicase translates to MYLRKDLIQPRVYQEVIYAKCKDKNSLVVLPTGLGKTLIAQMIADYRLSKYGGKVLMLAPTKPLALQHRESFLKLFDLPEEKINTLTGEIQPERREEIWKKSIIITATPQTIENDLVVGRISLEDVVLLVFDEAHRAVGNYAYVYIAKEYMKQAKHPLILGLTASPGSDEAKIKEIVKNLFIEHIEVRTENSPDVKPYVQGIKFEWVRVELPGIYKEVRKILREMLRDSLKPLAEAGLIESASPDVPKKEILKAGQIINAEMAKGNYDVGKLMFYQAKALKLHHAIELLETQGLSALRAYLKKLYEEAKRGKTKSTKELMQDQKMKKAIALLVQAKELGIDHPKLDKMKELIKEQLSKKPASKIIVFTNYRETAKKIVKELLQEQIRSMRFVGQANKENDRGLSQKKQKQILDLFSQGEFNVLVATSVGEEGLDVPEVDLVIFYEPVPSAIRSIQRRGRTGRHRPGRVVILMAKGTRDEAYYWSSRHKEKQMISLLKKVEDMVKKEKQASLLGFVKPKEKEEKAEEVVEKREEPEKDVYEKLPIKPIFVKKPKGIVVYVDSRELKSQVPKILKELGAHLEVRTLDVGDYIVSEDVAIERKAANDFIQSIIDGRLFDQAKRLKEAYSRPVIIIEGELYGIRNVHPNAIRGALAALTVDWEIPVLFAKDSSEVANYIYLIAKREQEERKKEVAVRSEKKALTLAERQRLIVEGLPYVSATLARRLLRHFGSVERVFTAKESELMQVDGIGEKIAREIRKVITAPYEEEEEKNI, encoded by the coding sequence ATGTATCTGCGGAAAGACCTTATCCAGCCGAGGGTTTATCAAGAAGTAATCTACGCGAAGTGCAAAGACAAAAACAGCCTAGTTGTTCTGCCGACCGGATTAGGGAAAACTCTAATAGCTCAGATGATAGCTGACTATCGCTTATCTAAATACGGCGGGAAAGTTCTGATGCTCGCACCAACAAAACCCCTAGCCCTCCAACATAGAGAAAGCTTTCTGAAGCTTTTTGACCTTCCGGAGGAGAAGATAAACACATTAACTGGCGAGATCCAACCTGAGAGAAGAGAGGAAATATGGAAAAAAAGTATTATTATTACCGCTACTCCCCAAACGATAGAAAACGACCTTGTTGTTGGGAGGATAAGCCTTGAAGACGTTGTTCTGCTCGTCTTTGATGAAGCCCATAGGGCGGTGGGGAACTATGCTTATGTTTACATAGCCAAAGAATACATGAAACAAGCAAAACATCCCCTCATTTTGGGTCTTACGGCTTCTCCTGGAAGCGATGAGGCAAAGATTAAGGAGATTGTCAAGAACCTCTTCATAGAGCACATTGAGGTTAGAACCGAGAACTCTCCCGATGTTAAACCTTACGTCCAAGGGATAAAGTTTGAATGGGTTAGGGTAGAGCTGCCGGGGATCTACAAGGAAGTTAGAAAAATTCTAAGAGAAATGCTCAGAGATTCGTTGAAGCCTTTGGCTGAGGCAGGTCTTATCGAGAGCGCTTCTCCAGATGTTCCGAAAAAAGAAATCCTCAAAGCGGGACAGATAATAAACGCCGAGATGGCAAAAGGCAACTATGATGTAGGAAAACTCATGTTTTACCAAGCAAAAGCCCTGAAGCTCCACCATGCAATAGAACTTCTCGAAACCCAAGGATTATCCGCCTTGAGGGCTTACCTCAAGAAGCTCTATGAAGAGGCCAAGAGGGGAAAGACAAAGTCAACAAAGGAGCTAATGCAGGATCAAAAGATGAAAAAGGCAATAGCCCTTCTTGTCCAAGCAAAAGAATTGGGAATCGACCATCCAAAGTTAGACAAGATGAAAGAGCTGATTAAAGAGCAATTGAGCAAGAAACCCGCCTCAAAGATAATCGTCTTCACAAACTACAGGGAAACTGCAAAAAAGATCGTAAAAGAGCTCCTTCAAGAGCAAATAAGGAGCATGCGTTTTGTGGGACAGGCAAATAAAGAAAACGACAGGGGCTTAAGCCAAAAGAAGCAAAAGCAAATTTTAGATCTTTTCTCCCAGGGAGAATTCAACGTTCTCGTTGCCACAAGTGTTGGCGAAGAAGGTCTGGATGTTCCCGAAGTGGATTTGGTTATCTTTTACGAACCTGTGCCTTCTGCCATAAGAAGTATCCAGAGAAGGGGAAGAACGGGAAGACACAGGCCGGGCAGGGTTGTTATATTAATGGCGAAGGGCACGAGGGACGAAGCTTACTACTGGAGTTCCCGCCATAAGGAGAAGCAGATGATCTCTCTCTTAAAGAAGGTGGAGGATATGGTTAAAAAAGAAAAACAAGCCTCCCTCTTAGGTTTTGTAAAGCCGAAAGAGAAGGAGGAAAAAGCTGAGGAAGTTGTCGAAAAGAGGGAAGAGCCAGAGAAAGATGTGTATGAAAAGCTCCCCATAAAGCCAATTTTTGTGAAAAAGCCAAAAGGAATTGTAGTTTATGTTGATTCACGCGAGCTCAAGAGCCAGGTTCCAAAAATACTAAAGGAACTAGGTGCTCATTTGGAAGTTAGAACCCTCGACGTTGGAGATTACATAGTGAGTGAAGACGTGGCTATAGAGAGAAAAGCCGCTAATGATTTTATCCAGTCAATAATAGATGGTAGGCTTTTTGATCAGGCAAAGCGTTTAAAAGAGGCCTATTCCAGACCGGTCATTATTATCGAAGGAGAGCTCTACGGAATTAGGAACGTGCACCCAAATGCCATTAGAGGTGCCTTAGCTGCTTTAACTGTAGACTGGGAGATCCCAGTTCTTTTCGCTAAAGATTCGAGTGAAGTTGCCAACTACATTTACCTCATCGCCAAGCGTGAACAGGAGGAGAGAAAGAAGGAAGTAGCCGTTAGAAGTGAGAAGAAGGCCTTAACATTAGCTGAAAGGCAGAGGCTAATCGTTGAAGGGCTCCCCTATGTATCGGCAACCTTAGCGAGAAGACTCCTCAGGCATTTCGGGAGCGTGGAGAGGGTTTTCACGGCAAAAGAGAGCGAGTTAATGCAGGTGGATGGAATTGGAGAAAAAATAGCCAGAGAGATAAGAAAAGTCATAACTGCCCCATATGAAGAGGAGGAAGAGAAAAATATATAA
- a CDS encoding DUF134 domain-containing protein, protein MPRGMGWRRGRRRKMRFIGFIPEVRHFYPAKPPFGPPQPPIFMTYEEFEALRLVDYEGLTQEEAGQRMGVSRGTVWRALSSARKKVAQMLVEGRELIILAQGNEIPRSSQEPEVTDEDSF, encoded by the coding sequence ATGCCACGCGGGATGGGATGGAGAAGAGGTAGAAGACGAAAAATGCGATTTATTGGTTTCATACCTGAGGTTAGGCATTTCTACCCAGCTAAGCCCCCTTTTGGCCCTCCGCAGCCTCCGATTTTCATGACCTACGAGGAGTTTGAGGCGTTAAGGCTGGTGGATTATGAGGGGTTAACTCAAGAGGAAGCCGGGCAGAGAATGGGTGTCTCAAGGGGCACTGTGTGGAGGGCTCTAAGCTCTGCAAGAAAAAAGGTGGCCCAAATGCTTGTTGAGGGGAGAGAGCTAATAATCCTTGCCCAGGGAAATGAAATCCCCAGATCATCTCAGGAGCCAGAGGTTACCGATGAAGACTCGTTTTAG
- a CDS encoding radical SAM protein: MRCKICGYKSEEISESIGVCVNCLRENPEEALKISRESHRKWRRLIGLPPEVPREGIQCLLCVNECKIPEGSSGYCGVMWNRKGKLVPITGSFDKAYLHWYLDPHPTNCVARPVCPEKEHRGFYNLAVFFAGCNLDCLFCQNIEHKYMIKNGSVDPFEGVVISSKELVDIAMRSRVSCVCYFGGDPTPHSPYAIKTSREILKRAEKVGAIKRICWETNGLENPKIIREMARISLESGGIVKIDWKAYTPSVYEALTGINGEKALQRVKENIRIIVSMDERKEPPLLVVSTLVVPHYIDGKEVGGIARYLAQLNPDIPYVLLAFAPQHLMHDVPTTSKKQMERVYTIARKEGLKRVFIGNLWLLR, translated from the coding sequence ATGAGATGCAAAATATGTGGATATAAATCTGAGGAAATTAGCGAATCAATTGGGGTCTGCGTTAACTGCTTGCGAGAAAATCCGGAAGAAGCGCTAAAAATATCAAGGGAATCCCACCGGAAATGGCGTAGGCTCATAGGTTTGCCTCCAGAAGTGCCGAGAGAAGGCATTCAATGCCTGCTTTGCGTGAACGAATGCAAAATTCCGGAGGGAAGTTCCGGCTACTGCGGGGTAATGTGGAACAGGAAAGGAAAGTTAGTCCCCATAACTGGAAGCTTTGATAAGGCATATCTTCATTGGTATCTCGATCCTCATCCAACAAACTGTGTCGCAAGACCAGTTTGTCCAGAAAAAGAACATAGAGGATTTTACAACCTAGCAGTCTTCTTCGCCGGATGCAACTTAGATTGTCTTTTCTGCCAGAACATAGAGCATAAATACATGATAAAAAACGGGAGCGTAGATCCCTTTGAAGGGGTTGTCATAAGCTCAAAGGAGCTAGTAGATATAGCAATGAGAAGTAGAGTATCATGTGTGTGCTACTTTGGCGGCGATCCTACTCCACACAGCCCCTATGCAATAAAAACTTCAAGAGAAATTCTCAAACGAGCCGAGAAAGTTGGAGCAATAAAAAGAATTTGCTGGGAAACGAATGGGCTTGAAAATCCTAAGATAATTCGAGAGATGGCAAGAATAAGCCTTGAAAGTGGGGGAATAGTCAAGATTGACTGGAAAGCCTATACACCTAGTGTTTACGAGGCCTTAACTGGAATTAACGGGGAGAAAGCCCTTCAGAGAGTAAAGGAGAACATAAGGATTATAGTCTCAATGGACGAGAGAAAGGAGCCTCCCCTTTTAGTAGTTAGTACTCTTGTTGTGCCCCATTACATAGATGGGAAAGAGGTCGGTGGAATAGCGAGGTACCTTGCCCAGCTGAATCCGGATATACCATACGTTCTCTTAGCATTTGCACCGCAGCATCTAATGCACGACGTGCCAACTACCAGTAAGAAACAAATGGAAAGGGTTTACACAATCGCCAGAAAAGAAGGACTAAAACGAGTCTTCATCGGTAACCTCTGGCTCCTGAGATGA
- a CDS encoding P-loop NTPase, with product MQIAIASGKGGVGKSSVAASLIYLLKDEYSLIAVDADADAPNLDLLFGVERWEEEKELIGAKVARINTSTCIRCGICAERCPYDCIKIVDGNYVVNELTCEGCGVCKLVCPVEGVITLEEVRSGIVRKTTTKYGFPLISAQLDVGRPNSGKLVTEEKEWAKRIMKEKGIEHMIVDSAAGIGCQVIASLGGADVAILVAEPTPASLSDVKRVYKVVQHFREPAYLIINKADLNPGFKGLYEFAEEEGIPIIGEIPYDRALPKSMVMLKPVVEVFPDSKASIVLKEIAEVVKEEILK from the coding sequence ATGCAGATCGCGATAGCGAGTGGAAAAGGTGGCGTAGGAAAATCGAGCGTAGCTGCTTCACTCATATACCTCCTCAAAGATGAGTATTCCCTAATAGCAGTTGATGCTGATGCCGACGCCCCAAACCTCGACCTGCTCTTTGGGGTTGAAAGGTGGGAAGAGGAAAAAGAGCTCATAGGTGCAAAAGTGGCAAGGATAAACACCAGCACCTGCATAAGGTGCGGTATATGCGCTGAAAGATGTCCCTATGACTGCATAAAGATTGTTGATGGAAATTACGTGGTTAATGAACTAACTTGTGAGGGTTGTGGAGTTTGCAAGCTCGTATGTCCTGTGGAAGGGGTAATCACTTTAGAGGAAGTCCGTTCAGGCATAGTTAGGAAAACAACAACCAAATACGGCTTCCCACTAATTTCAGCCCAGCTCGATGTGGGAAGACCAAACAGTGGAAAGCTCGTTACGGAGGAAAAAGAGTGGGCTAAACGGATCATGAAGGAGAAAGGAATAGAGCACATGATAGTTGATTCGGCAGCCGGAATAGGATGCCAAGTGATAGCAAGCCTTGGAGGGGCGGATGTAGCGATTCTTGTGGCAGAACCAACTCCCGCTTCGCTAAGTGACGTGAAAAGGGTTTACAAGGTTGTCCAGCACTTCAGAGAGCCAGCATACCTTATAATAAACAAAGCTGATCTGAATCCGGGCTTTAAGGGACTTTATGAATTCGCCGAGGAGGAGGGCATACCAATAATTGGTGAGATACCATACGATAGGGCACTCCCAAAAAGCATGGTAATGCTTAAGCCGGTAGTTGAAGTATTTCCGGATTCAAAAGCCTCTATAGTGCTCAAAGAAATAGCGGAAGTCGTTAAAGAGGAGATTTTAAAGTAG